Proteins from one Salinispora arenicola genomic window:
- a CDS encoding 3-deoxy-7-phosphoheptulonate synthase: protein MTPFPGRSAASAGPAHAHSVDRLLTRRLDEALARPAAQQPCWPDPERASAVIERLRHAEPIVAPDETARLSEQLASVARGEAFLLQGGDCAETFVDNTETHLRANLRILSQMATVLTSATGVPVVEIARMAGQYAKPRSAVVDASGLPVYRGDIINSTEPTPTARTPDPQRMLRARAHAADAMDMVRRIRAGAAHISHEMLLLDYERAGLWADACGPGTRLTSGLAHFLWIGERTRQLDGAHVAVAELIANPIGLKLGPSVTPELAVEYVERLDPHCTPGRLTLVSRMGHHLVRDVLPPIVEKVTASGHQVVWQCDPMHGNTRQSANGFKTRHVDHVVDELAGFFEVHRGLGTHPGGIHVEVTGEDVTECLGGASGTAERDLPARYRTACDPRLNADQSLELARFVAELLTTVVRAPRRGRAGRNLDLERTTPPAGRLSQVPVARR, encoded by the coding sequence ATGACACCGTTTCCGGGCCGGTCGGCTGCGTCAGCGGGCCCGGCCCACGCCCACTCGGTGGACCGGCTGCTGACCCGCCGGCTGGACGAGGCACTGGCTCGCCCGGCCGCCCAACAGCCGTGCTGGCCGGACCCCGAGCGGGCCAGCGCCGTCATCGAGCGGCTGCGACACGCCGAGCCGATCGTGGCCCCGGACGAGACGGCGCGGTTGTCCGAGCAGCTCGCGTCGGTCGCGCGCGGTGAGGCGTTCCTGCTGCAGGGCGGCGACTGCGCCGAGACCTTCGTCGACAACACCGAGACACACCTGCGAGCCAACCTACGGATCCTGTCGCAGATGGCAACCGTGCTGACCTCCGCCACCGGCGTGCCGGTGGTCGAGATCGCGCGGATGGCCGGACAGTACGCCAAGCCCCGCTCCGCTGTGGTGGACGCGTCGGGTCTTCCGGTCTACCGCGGCGACATCATCAATTCGACGGAGCCGACACCGACCGCCAGAACCCCCGACCCGCAACGGATGCTGCGTGCCCGCGCGCATGCGGCCGATGCGATGGACATGGTCCGCAGAATCCGCGCGGGTGCGGCCCACATCAGCCACGAGATGCTTCTGCTCGACTACGAACGGGCCGGGCTCTGGGCCGATGCCTGCGGCCCCGGCACGCGGCTGACCAGCGGGCTCGCCCACTTCCTGTGGATCGGCGAGCGTACCCGTCAGCTCGACGGCGCCCATGTCGCGGTCGCCGAGCTGATCGCCAACCCGATCGGTCTCAAGTTGGGGCCGAGCGTGACACCGGAACTGGCCGTCGAGTATGTGGAGCGCCTCGACCCGCACTGCACACCGGGACGGCTGACATTGGTGAGCCGGATGGGACATCACCTGGTCCGCGATGTCCTGCCACCGATCGTGGAGAAGGTCACCGCTTCCGGACATCAGGTGGTCTGGCAGTGCGACCCGATGCACGGTAATACCCGGCAGTCGGCAAACGGCTTCAAGACTCGGCACGTCGACCATGTGGTCGACGAGCTCGCCGGATTCTTCGAGGTACACCGTGGCCTCGGCACCCACCCTGGTGGTATTCACGTCGAGGTGACCGGAGAGGACGTGACGGAATGCCTCGGTGGTGCCTCGGGGACCGCGGAGCGCGACCTGCCCGCCCGCTACCGGACCGCGTGCGACCCACGGCTCAACGCTGATCAGTCGCTCGAGTTGGCCCGCTTCGTCGCGGAGCTGCTGACGACCGTCGTCCGGGCGCCCAGGCGAGGGCGTGCTGGCCGAAACCTCGACCTTGAGCGCACCACACCACCCGCCGGTAGGCTGTCCCAGGTGCCCGTCGCCAGACGGTGA
- a CDS encoding 3-dehydroquinate synthase family protein produces the protein MRRIVPVRLGERSYQVLIGPGIRTSLAEVIRRLGAERAAVVSARPREWVPDTGVETLLLPARDGEQSKTLATVEALCDAFVRFGLTRSDVVVSCGGGTTTDVVGLAAALYHRGVDVIHLPTSLLAQVDASVGGKTAVNLPDGKNLVGAYWQPRAVLCDTDYLSTLPPRELLNGLGEIARCHFIGAGDLRGLPLAEQIAASVTRKAGIVEVDERDAGRRHLLNYGHTLGHALELATGFALRHGEAVAVGTVFAGRLAGALGRINQSRVDEHLAVVRHYNLPAALPAEVDPRALVRQMRRDKKAISGLGFVLDGPEGAELVSDVPENVVLAVLDGMPRAPMDALVGALTTGAVRT, from the coding sequence GTGAGAAGAATCGTTCCGGTGCGTCTCGGGGAACGCTCCTATCAGGTCCTGATCGGCCCGGGCATCCGCACATCGCTCGCCGAGGTGATTCGTCGACTGGGCGCCGAACGAGCCGCCGTCGTGTCGGCCCGCCCGCGGGAATGGGTGCCCGACACGGGCGTGGAGACCCTGCTGCTGCCCGCCCGCGACGGCGAGCAGAGCAAGACGCTCGCCACGGTGGAGGCGTTGTGCGACGCGTTCGTGCGGTTCGGGCTCACCCGGTCCGACGTTGTCGTCTCCTGCGGTGGCGGGACGACAACCGACGTCGTCGGACTGGCTGCCGCGCTCTACCACCGGGGGGTGGACGTGATCCATCTGCCCACGTCGCTGCTGGCTCAGGTGGACGCCAGCGTCGGCGGTAAAACGGCGGTGAACCTGCCCGACGGCAAGAACCTGGTCGGCGCGTACTGGCAGCCCCGCGCGGTGCTGTGCGACACGGACTACCTGTCGACCCTGCCCCCGCGGGAGTTGCTCAACGGGTTGGGTGAGATCGCCCGCTGTCACTTTATCGGTGCGGGTGACCTGCGCGGGCTACCGCTCGCGGAGCAGATCGCCGCCAGTGTGACCCGCAAGGCGGGCATCGTCGAGGTCGACGAGCGGGACGCCGGTAGGCGGCATCTGCTCAACTACGGCCATACGCTGGGCCACGCGCTCGAGCTGGCCACCGGATTCGCGCTGCGGCACGGCGAGGCGGTCGCAGTCGGCACCGTCTTCGCCGGCCGGTTGGCGGGCGCGCTGGGCCGCATCAACCAGTCCAGAGTGGACGAACATCTGGCGGTCGTGCGCCACTACAACCTGCCCGCCGCCCTGCCCGCCGAGGTCGATCCCAGGGCCCTGGTCCGCCAGATGCGCCGGGACAAGAAGGCGATCAGTGGTCTCGGTTTCGTCCTGGACGGGCCCGAGGGCGCGGAGCTGGTGAGTGACGTGCCGGAGAACGTGGTGCTCGCTGTCCTCGACGGGATGCCGCGAGCGCCCATGGACGCGCTCGTCGGCGCCCTCACGACCGGTGCGGTGCGGACATGA
- a CDS encoding Gfo/Idh/MocA family protein has protein sequence MSVRVAVVGLGWAGRELWLPMLREHTDFEVVAVVDADPAPRRTFQEATGLAAHRTADALTAREVDLAVVAVPNHLHVEVAGALLAAGISVFIEKPVCLTSAEVDILAMAERNGGMLLAGSAARDRGDVGALRRILPELGDIRHVDLGWVRARGVPAGGWFTRRDKAGGGALFDLGWHLLDTLASLLGPADFTQVIGVTSDDFVNVDGWRAAWRQDQPSAHTSDVEDTARGFLVRADGVSVSLRACWASHEARDVSSIRVEGTAGAASLRCTFGFSSNRQPEPELTVTREGTTTQLTVPTERIGLEYIRQLDGLAAMLSDPGARGRAIAEARLIVRAIENFYASAGSARAQRAVPAYR, from the coding sequence ATGAGCGTCCGGGTGGCGGTCGTCGGGCTCGGCTGGGCGGGCCGGGAGCTGTGGCTGCCGATGCTGCGGGAACACACCGACTTCGAGGTGGTCGCGGTCGTCGACGCCGACCCGGCGCCGCGCAGGACGTTCCAGGAGGCGACGGGCCTGGCCGCGCACCGCACGGCAGACGCGCTCACCGCCCGCGAGGTCGACCTGGCCGTCGTCGCGGTGCCCAACCACCTGCACGTGGAGGTGGCGGGTGCCCTGCTCGCCGCCGGGATCTCCGTCTTCATCGAGAAGCCGGTCTGCCTGACCTCGGCCGAGGTCGACATCCTCGCGATGGCCGAACGCAACGGCGGGATGCTGTTGGCCGGTAGCGCCGCCCGGGACCGGGGTGATGTCGGGGCCCTACGGCGGATCCTGCCGGAACTGGGCGACATCCGGCACGTCGACCTCGGCTGGGTACGGGCCCGCGGCGTGCCGGCGGGCGGCTGGTTCACCCGACGCGACAAGGCCGGTGGGGGAGCCCTGTTCGACCTCGGCTGGCATCTGCTCGACACGCTGGCATCCCTGCTCGGGCCGGCCGACTTCACACAGGTGATCGGTGTGACGTCGGACGACTTCGTCAACGTCGACGGCTGGCGCGCGGCGTGGCGGCAGGACCAGCCCAGTGCACACACCTCCGACGTGGAGGACACGGCCCGCGGCTTCCTGGTGCGCGCTGACGGCGTCTCGGTCTCCCTGCGAGCCTGCTGGGCATCGCACGAGGCGCGAGATGTCTCGTCGATTCGCGTCGAAGGCACCGCCGGGGCCGCGAGCCTGCGGTGCACCTTCGGCTTCAGCTCCAACCGTCAGCCCGAGCCGGAGTTGACGGTGACCCGCGAGGGGACCACGACACAGCTGACGGTGCCGACCGAGCGGATCGGTCTCGAGTACATCCGGCAACTGGACGGCCTCGCCGCGATGCTGTCCGATCCCGGCGCCCGCGGCCGTGCCATCGCCGAGGCCCGGCTGATCGTCCGGGCGATCGAGAACTTCTACGCCTCGGCGGGATCGGCACGTGCCCAGCGGGCGGTGCCCGCGTACCGGTAG
- a CDS encoding cytochrome P450 family protein, producing MTTTAETSAETIDLFSPEVVADPFGWYARLREETGPTTGTLNIGTMMGGPEMWLVTRYEDVRQVLTDPRFLTNPPADSPLEDIRAGVFKRLDFPPDLIPWMANLLNVSDGEDHTRLRKLVSYALTAHRIGKLRPRVEKITADLLDKLAEDGKDGSPVDLVEEYCYPLPVTVICELVGIDEPDRPHWRAWGDSMATMNGERIPTTLVKCIELARELIAKRRAEPQDDLVTALVQAQAEDQNRVSDDEIIGILFSLVTAGHQTTTYLIGNSVILLLENPDQLARLKENPSMWPQAVRELQRLGPIQFAQPRFPSEDIELGGVTIPRGAPVAPLLLAANTDPRRFPDPNKLIIDRLAVGSEGHLGFGKGIHRCLGQHLAYQEAEVALQGLFTRFPDLSLAVPREEIPWILRPGFTRTRTLPLKLV from the coding sequence ATGACCACCACTGCCGAGACTTCGGCCGAGACGATCGACCTGTTCTCACCAGAAGTGGTCGCCGACCCATTCGGCTGGTACGCACGGCTGCGCGAGGAAACGGGCCCAACCACCGGGACGCTAAACATCGGCACCATGATGGGCGGGCCCGAGATGTGGCTCGTCACTCGTTACGAGGACGTACGCCAGGTCCTCACCGATCCGCGGTTCCTCACCAACCCGCCCGCTGACTCGCCCCTAGAGGACATCCGCGCCGGCGTGTTCAAGCGACTGGACTTCCCGCCGGACCTGATCCCGTGGATGGCCAACCTGCTCAACGTATCCGACGGTGAGGACCACACCCGGCTGCGCAAGCTGGTGTCGTATGCGCTGACCGCGCACCGGATCGGCAAGCTGCGTCCCCGGGTCGAGAAGATCACCGCGGACCTCCTGGACAAGCTGGCCGAGGACGGCAAGGACGGATCGCCGGTCGACCTCGTCGAGGAATACTGCTATCCGCTGCCGGTCACCGTGATCTGCGAGCTGGTCGGCATCGACGAGCCCGACCGGCCGCACTGGCGTGCCTGGGGCGACTCGATGGCCACGATGAACGGCGAGCGCATTCCGACCACCCTGGTCAAGTGCATCGAGCTTGCCCGGGAGCTGATCGCGAAGAGACGCGCCGAGCCTCAGGACGACCTCGTCACCGCGCTCGTGCAGGCGCAGGCCGAGGACCAGAACCGGGTCTCCGACGACGAGATCATCGGCATCCTGTTCAGCCTGGTGACCGCCGGCCACCAGACCACGACGTACCTGATCGGGAACTCGGTCATCCTCCTGCTGGAGAACCCCGACCAGCTCGCGCGGCTGAAGGAGAACCCTTCGATGTGGCCGCAGGCGGTGCGCGAGCTGCAGCGCCTGGGCCCGATCCAGTTCGCGCAGCCGCGGTTCCCCTCGGAGGACATCGAGCTTGGTGGTGTGACGATCCCGAGGGGGGCACCGGTGGCGCCGCTGCTGTTGGCCGCCAACACCGACCCGCGCAGGTTCCCCGACCCCAACAAGCTGATCATCGACCGGTTGGCCGTCGGCAGCGAGGGTCACCTCGGGTTCGGCAAGGGCATCCACCGCTGCCTCGGCCAGCATCTCGCCTACCAGGAGGCGGAGGTGGCGCTGCAGGGGCTGTTCACCCGGTTCCCGGACCTCTCCCTCGCCGTACCGCGCGAGGAGATCCCGTGGATCCTGCGCCCCGGCTTCACCCGGACCAGGACCCTCCCGCTGAAGCTCGTCTGA
- a CDS encoding HAD-IA family hydrolase: MAFPVLDRPDTSTSVRHAVIFDLDGVVVDSFAVMSKAFAIAYAEVVGDGPAPFSEYRRHLGRYFPDIMRIMNLPPTMEEPFVRESYRLADEVRVFDGILEVLLTLRVRGLRLAVATGKSGPRARSLLDRLGLLPFFAHVIGSDEVARPKPAPDMVRHALDLLDVPAERAIMIGDAPTDLASAQSAGVASAAALWAPPEDVDELLASGPDVVLHHPTDLLALCPAIPAH; the protein is encoded by the coding sequence ATGGCATTTCCCGTTCTCGACCGGCCCGACACCTCGACATCGGTCAGGCACGCGGTCATCTTCGACCTCGACGGGGTTGTCGTCGACAGCTTCGCGGTGATGAGTAAGGCATTCGCCATCGCCTACGCCGAGGTCGTTGGCGACGGCCCCGCGCCCTTCAGCGAGTATCGGCGCCACCTGGGTCGCTACTTCCCCGACATCATGCGGATCATGAATCTGCCGCCGACGATGGAGGAGCCGTTCGTCCGCGAGAGCTACCGACTCGCCGACGAGGTGCGGGTATTCGACGGGATCCTCGAAGTGCTGCTGACCCTGCGGGTTCGTGGCCTGCGGCTGGCCGTCGCCACCGGCAAGAGCGGACCCCGGGCGCGGTCCCTGCTCGACCGGCTCGGCCTGCTCCCGTTCTTCGCCCACGTGATCGGCTCCGACGAGGTCGCCCGGCCCAAGCCAGCTCCCGACATGGTGCGACACGCGTTGGACCTGCTGGATGTGCCAGCCGAACGGGCAATCATGATCGGTGACGCGCCGACCGATCTGGCCAGTGCGCAGAGCGCCGGTGTGGCCTCGGCGGCCGCGCTGTGGGCACCGCCGGAGGACGTCGACGAGTTGCTTGCCAGCGGCCCCGACGTGGTGCTACACCACCCGACCGACCTGCTGGCACTCTGCCCTGCCATCCCGGCCCACTGA
- a CDS encoding cytochrome P450 — protein sequence MQRDDPSKLPPALAALAEQSPVGRSTLPDGDPFWMVSGYDEARAVLSDPRFSSDRFRYHPRFKKLSGQLGERLRNDKARAGSFINMDPPEHTRYRKLLTGQFTVRRMRQLTVRIEQIVTEQVDVMLAEGNSADLVSAFAVPVPSLMICELLGVRYEDRTEFQRRAAGLLQTDLPIKQAVENLEAQRAFMQRLVTDKRRTPADDMISGLVHHAGAEPPLTDDELVGIATLLLFAGLDTTASMLGLGMFMLLQRPEQMAVLRDDPSRIGDAVEELLRYLTVVSTGLFRFAKEDVVLGDEHIPAGSTVVVSLMAANRDGRHWPEPETLDVTRVRSSHLAFGHGVHQCLGQQLARIELTVGITELLRRLPNVRLAVPPADVPLRNDMITYGVHRLPILWDTP from the coding sequence ATGCAGCGCGACGATCCGTCGAAGCTGCCGCCGGCGCTGGCGGCGTTGGCCGAGCAGTCACCGGTCGGCAGATCGACGCTGCCCGACGGGGATCCGTTCTGGATGGTGTCCGGGTACGACGAGGCCCGCGCGGTCCTGTCGGATCCACGGTTTTCCTCCGACCGGTTTCGTTACCACCCCAGGTTCAAGAAACTCTCCGGTCAGCTTGGCGAGCGGCTACGAAACGACAAGGCCCGGGCCGGATCGTTCATCAACATGGATCCACCTGAGCACACCCGCTACCGTAAGTTACTCACCGGCCAGTTCACCGTACGGAGAATGCGCCAACTCACCGTCCGGATCGAGCAGATCGTCACCGAGCAGGTGGATGTGATGCTGGCGGAGGGAAACAGCGCCGACCTCGTTTCGGCGTTCGCGGTTCCGGTGCCCTCGTTGATGATCTGCGAGCTGCTGGGGGTGCGCTACGAGGATCGTACGGAGTTCCAGCGCCGCGCGGCGGGCCTGCTGCAGACGGATTTGCCGATCAAACAGGCGGTGGAAAACCTCGAAGCTCAGCGCGCGTTCATGCAGCGGCTGGTGACGGACAAGCGGAGGACTCCCGCGGACGACATGATCTCCGGTCTGGTGCACCACGCGGGTGCTGAACCCCCATTGACCGACGACGAGCTGGTCGGCATCGCTACCCTGTTGCTCTTCGCCGGCCTCGACACCACCGCGAGCATGCTGGGGCTCGGCATGTTCATGCTGTTGCAGCGGCCCGAGCAAATGGCTGTGCTGCGCGACGACCCGTCCCGGATCGGGGACGCCGTCGAGGAGTTGCTGCGCTACCTGACTGTCGTGAGCACCGGGCTCTTCCGGTTCGCCAAGGAGGACGTGGTGCTCGGTGACGAGCACATCCCGGCCGGGTCGACAGTGGTGGTCTCCCTGATGGCCGCGAACCGCGACGGGCGGCACTGGCCGGAGCCAGAGACGCTGGACGTGACCCGTGTGCGGAGCTCGCACCTGGCGTTCGGTCACGGCGTGCACCAGTGTCTTGGTCAGCAGCTGGCGCGGATCGAGTTGACGGTCGGCATCACCGAGCTGTTGCGTCGCCTGCCCAACGTCCGGCTCGCCGTACCACCCGCAGACGTGCCACTGCGCAATGACATGATCACTTATGGCGTGCACCGTCTGCCGATCCTGTGGGACACGCCGTGA
- a CDS encoding arylamine N-acetyltransferase, with translation MDTLRRLHRKHLMAIPYSSLAYDVADGVDVVDLDDDSLFERSIVEGRGGACYHLNRLFHRLLRELGYDVTLLAGSTTEGRAAFRTDVEHMFGRVALDGDDWLVDVGYPGPIYLEPLRACGTVQAQYGSQFRLVDSASEIALQRRGVATRWGVVYTFTMQPRQWSDWKELEDNLRTILSDPGRDDSREVLCGRAVDNGHVFMRQRRYLTVRSGREQVRTITDDDEHRMLLSRILSGDLG, from the coding sequence ATCGATACATTGCGGAGGCTGCACAGGAAGCACCTCATGGCCATTCCTTACAGCAGCCTCGCCTACGACGTCGCGGACGGGGTGGACGTGGTCGACCTCGACGACGACTCGTTGTTCGAGCGGAGCATCGTCGAGGGGCGCGGCGGCGCCTGCTATCACCTGAACCGCCTGTTCCACCGGCTCCTGCGCGAGTTGGGCTACGACGTCACACTGTTGGCGGGCAGCACCACCGAAGGTCGGGCCGCGTTCCGGACCGATGTCGAGCACATGTTCGGCCGAGTCGCGTTGGATGGTGACGACTGGCTGGTGGACGTCGGCTACCCGGGCCCGATCTATCTGGAGCCGCTGCGCGCCTGCGGCACGGTGCAGGCACAGTACGGCAGCCAGTTCCGGCTGGTCGACTCCGCTTCGGAAATCGCACTGCAACGCAGGGGAGTGGCCACCCGCTGGGGCGTCGTCTACACCTTCACGATGCAGCCGCGGCAGTGGAGCGACTGGAAGGAACTGGAGGACAACCTGCGGACGATCCTGTCGGACCCGGGGCGGGACGACAGCCGGGAAGTCCTGTGTGGCCGGGCCGTCGACAACGGTCACGTGTTCATGCGACAGCGCCGATACCTGACCGTCCGGAGCGGCCGTGAACAGGTACGCACGATCACCGACGACGACGAGCACCGGATGCTGCTGTCCCGCATCCTCTCCGGCGACCTCGGCTGA
- the rifK gene encoding 3-amino-5-hydroxybenzoate synthase gives MDARQAPEFPAWPQYDDAERAGLIRALEQGQWWRMGGGEVNSFEHEFADHHGAEHALAVTNGTHALELALQVLGVGPGTEVIVPAFTFISSSQAVQRLGAVTVPVDVDPHTYNIDPAAVAAAVTPRTKVIMPVHMAGLMADMDALAKISADNGVPLLQDAAHAHGARWRGNRVGELGSIATFSFQNGKLMTAGEGGAVVFPEGEAERYETAFLRHSCGRPRDDRRYLHRVSGSNMRLNEFSASVLRAQLRRLDQQIAVRDQRWTLLSQLLGAIDGVVPQGGDERADRNSHYMAMFRVPGIGEKERNALVDRLVAMGLPAFAGFRAIYRTDAFWELGTPDESLDAIAERCPHTDAISEDCVWLHHRILLAGEQEMRATAEIVSDAVASA, from the coding sequence ATGGACGCGCGACAGGCACCAGAATTCCCCGCGTGGCCGCAGTACGACGATGCCGAGCGAGCCGGCCTGATCCGCGCGCTCGAACAGGGCCAGTGGTGGCGCATGGGCGGAGGCGAGGTGAACTCCTTCGAGCATGAGTTCGCCGATCACCACGGCGCCGAACACGCGCTGGCGGTCACGAACGGTACCCACGCGCTGGAACTCGCCCTTCAGGTCCTGGGAGTCGGGCCGGGCACCGAGGTCATCGTGCCGGCCTTCACCTTCATCTCCTCCTCGCAGGCGGTCCAGCGACTCGGCGCGGTCACGGTCCCGGTCGACGTCGACCCGCACACCTACAACATCGACCCCGCCGCGGTAGCCGCCGCCGTCACGCCACGTACCAAAGTGATCATGCCGGTCCACATGGCGGGTCTGATGGCGGACATGGACGCGCTGGCGAAGATCTCCGCGGACAACGGCGTACCGCTGTTGCAGGACGCCGCCCACGCGCATGGTGCGCGCTGGCGGGGCAACCGTGTCGGCGAACTCGGCAGCATCGCCACCTTCAGCTTCCAGAACGGCAAGCTGATGACCGCGGGCGAGGGTGGCGCCGTGGTGTTTCCGGAGGGTGAGGCGGAGAGGTACGAGACGGCGTTCCTGCGGCACAGCTGTGGCCGGCCCCGGGACGACCGCCGGTACCTGCACCGGGTCTCCGGCTCCAACATGCGTCTCAACGAGTTCTCCGCGTCGGTGCTGCGGGCCCAACTGCGCCGTCTCGACCAGCAGATCGCGGTGCGGGACCAGCGTTGGACGCTGCTGTCCCAGCTGCTGGGGGCCATCGACGGTGTCGTGCCTCAGGGCGGCGACGAGCGTGCCGATCGCAACTCGCACTACATGGCCATGTTCCGTGTCCCCGGTATCGGCGAGAAGGAGCGCAACGCCCTGGTCGACCGGCTTGTGGCGATGGGCCTGCCCGCGTTCGCGGGGTTCCGTGCGATCTACCGCACTGACGCCTTCTGGGAGTTGGGCACACCCGACGAGAGCCTGGACGCGATCGCGGAGCGCTGCCCTCACACCGATGCGATCAGCGAGGACTGTGTGTGGCTGCATCACCGGATCCTGCTGGCCGGTGAGCAGGAGATGCGCGCGACGGCCGAGATCGTGTCCGACGCTGTGGCCAGCGCATGA
- a CDS encoding Rieske (2Fe-2S) protein, which produces MFVLKEGFARMLTSKAIRVCALSDLEDQTPFAVEVGDLPIVLVRDGNEVHALRDQCSHAQVPLSEGKIVREGIECWLHGACFDLRTGTPTSPPAVEPVAVYTVRVEGDDVFVDPGTTSH; this is translated from the coding sequence ATGTTCGTACTGAAGGAGGGATTCGCTCGCATGCTCACGTCGAAGGCGATCAGAGTGTGTGCTCTGTCTGACCTGGAGGATCAGACACCGTTCGCCGTCGAGGTCGGTGACCTGCCCATCGTGCTGGTGCGCGACGGAAACGAGGTGCACGCACTACGGGACCAGTGCTCACATGCCCAGGTCCCGTTGTCTGAGGGCAAGATTGTCCGTGAGGGTATCGAGTGCTGGCTGCACGGGGCGTGCTTCGACCTGCGTACCGGGACACCGACCTCGCCGCCTGCTGTCGAGCCGGTGGCCGTCTACACGGTCCGCGTCGAGGGCGACGACGTGTTCGTCGACCCTGGTACCACGTCGCACTGA